A stretch of the Vitis riparia cultivar Riparia Gloire de Montpellier isolate 1030 chromosome 13, EGFV_Vit.rip_1.0, whole genome shotgun sequence genome encodes the following:
- the LOC117927661 gene encoding putative disease resistance RPP13-like protein 1: MAGFVGEAVLSGLIQKLIDMVTSPELWNFASEEHVHSELNKWKKILTKIYAVLHDAEEKHMTDPLVKMWLDELGDLAYDVEDILDSFATEALRRNLMAETLPSGTQPSTSKLRSLIPSCCTSFTPNSIKFNAEMWSKFKKITAGLQEISAQKNDLHLTENIAGKRSTKTREILPTTSLVDESRVYGRETDKAAIANLLLRDDPCTDEVCVIPVVGMAGIGKTTLAQLAFNDDEVKAHFDLRVWVYVSDDFDVLKITKTILQSVSPNTHDVNDRNLLQMTLREDLSGKKFLLILDDVWNENLDSWDFLCMPMRSGAPGSKLIVTTRNEGVVSITRTLPAYRLQELAYEDCLSVFTQQALRKSNFDGHSHLKEVGEEIVRKCKGMPLAAKALGGMLRNQVSLDAWENILIGKIWDLPKDKCRIIPALKLSYHHLPSHLKQCFAYCSIFPKGYEFDKDELIQLWMAEGFLQQTK; encoded by the coding sequence ATGGCTGGTTTTGTTGGGGAAGCTGTTTTGTCTGGTCTCATCCAGAAACTGATTGACATGGTCACCTCCCCTGAGCTCTGGAATTTCGCTAGCGAAGAGCACGTCCATTCTGAGCTTAACAAGTGGAAGAAAATTTTGACGAAGATCTATGCAGTCCTCCATGACGCAGAGGAGAAGCATATGACGGACCCCCTGGTGAAGATGTGGCTTGACGAGCTCGGAGACTTGGCTTATGATGTGGAGGACATCTTGGACAGCTTCGCCACTGAAGCTTTGCGACGCAATTTGATGGCGGAAACCCTTCCTTCTGGCACTCAACCTAGCACAAGTAAGTTACGGAGCCTCATCCCTTCTTGTTGTACTAGTTTCACTCCAAATTCTATTAAGTTTAATGCGGAGATGTGGTCCAAATTCAAGAAGATCACCGCCGGGTTACAAGAAATTTCTGCACAAAAAAATGATCTCCATTTAACAGAGAATATTGCTGGGAAGAGGTCTACCAAAACAAGGGAAATACTTCCCACCACTTCTTTAGTGGATGAGTCCCGTGTTTATGGTAGGGAAACGGATAAAGCAGCCATAGCCAACTTGTTACTCAGGGATGATCCATGTACTGATGAAGTCTGCGTGATTCCTGTTGTCGGTATGGCTGGTATTGGCAAAACTACTCTCGCCCAACTTGCATTCAACGATGATGAAGTAAAAGCTCATTTTGATTTGAGAGTTTGGGTCTATGTTTCTGATGATTTTGATGTCTTGAAGATCACGAAAACAATTCTACAATCAGTTTCTCCGAATACTCACGATGTTAATGATCGTAATTTGCTTCAGATGACACTAAGGGAGGACCTTTCCGGGAAGAAATTTCTTCTTATCCTAGACGATGTATGGAATGAGAACCTTGATTCGTGGGATTTTTTGTGCATGCCAATGAGATCAGGGGCACCGGGTAGTAAGCTTATTGTCACAACCCGTAATGAAGGTGTTGTATCAATCACTCGAACTCTCCCAGCTTATCGTCTTCAGGAGTTAGCATACGAAGATTGTTTATCTGTATTCACTCAACAAGCATTAAGGAAAAGTAATTTCGATGGTCATTCACACTTGAAAGAAGTTGGTGAGGAAATAGTGAGAAAGTGCAAGGGCATGCCTTTGGCAGCAAAGGCCCTTGGTGGCATGTTGCGCAACCAAGTAAGTCTTGATGCatgggaaaatattttaataggtAAGATATGGGATCTACCCAAAGACAAATGTCGCATTATTCCTGCTCTCAAGTTAAGCTACCATCATCTCCCTTCTCATTTGAAGCAGTGTTTTGCCTATTGTTCAATATTTCCGAAAGGCTATGAATTCGACAAAGATGAGTTAATCCAATTATGGATGGCCGAGGGTTTTCTTCaacaaacaaagtaa
- the LOC117927660 gene encoding putative disease resistance protein At3g14460: MHDLINDLVKYIAGETCFNLEGILVNSKQSTTFKKARHSSFNSQEYEMPERFKVFHKMKCLRTLVALPLNAFSRYHFISNKVINNFIQQFKCLRELSLSGYYISGELPHSIGDLRHLRYLNLSNSSIKMLPDSVGHLYNPQTLILSDCWRLTKLPLVIGGLINLRHIDISGTSQLQEIPSISKLTNLQTLSKYIVGESDSLRIRELKNLQDLRGKLSISGLHNVVDTGDAMHANLEEKHYIEELTMEWGGDFGNSRKRMNEMIVLEGLRPPRNLKRLTVAFYGGSTFSGWIRDPSFPSMTQLILKNCRRCTSLPSLGKLSLLKTLHIEGMSDIRTIDVEFYGGVAQPFPSLEFLKFENMPKWEDWFFPNAVEGVELFPRLRDLTIRKCSKLVRQLPDCLPSLVKLDISKCRNLALSFSRFASLGELNIEECKDMVLRSGVVADSGDQLTSRWVCSGLESAVIGRCDWLVSLDDQRLPCNLKMLKIADCVNLKSLQNGLQNLTCLEELEMMGCLAVESFPETGLPPMLRRLVLQKCRSLRSLPYNYSSCPLESLEIRCCPSLICFPHGGLPSTLKQLMVADCIRLKYLPDGMMHRNSIHSNNDCCLQILRIHDCKSLKFFPRGELPPTLERLEIRHCSNLEPVSEKMWPNNTALEYLELRGYPNLKILPECLHSVKQLKIEDSGGLEGFPERGFSAPNLRELRIWRCENLECLPHQMKSLTSLQVFNMENSPGVKSFPEGGLAPNLKFLSIINCKNLKTPISEWGLHTLTSLSTLKIWEMFPGKASLWDNKCLFPTSLTNLHINHMESLTSLELKNIISLQHLYIGCCPKLHSLRLWTTTLASLEIIGCPLLQETKFPSFAHIPKFKIDGRVKYSTGGGKRMETESHSTLSLHCSFRDPA, translated from the exons ATGCATGACCTAATCAATGATCTAGTTAAATATATAGCAGGCGAAACATGCTTTAATTTGGAGGGTATATTAGTGAATAGCAAACAATCCACCACTTTTAAAAAGGCTCGTCATTCATCTTTCAATAGTCAAGAGTATGAGATGCCTGAAAGATTCAAAGTCTTTCATAAGATGAAGTGTTTGCGAACACTGGTTGCATTGCCACTGAATGCCTTTTCTAGATATCACTTCATATCAAATAAGGTAATAAATAACTTTATACAGCAATTTAAATGTTTACGTGAATTATCTTTAAGTGGCTATTACATAAGTGGAGAGCTACCACATTCAATTGGTGATTTGAGACATCTACGTTATCTCAATTTGTCCAACTCTTCAATAAAAATGTTACCTGACTCCGTGGGTCATCTTTACAATCCACAGACATTAATATTATCTGATTGTTGGAGACTCACTAAGTTGCCTCTTGTGATTGGAGGCTTAATCAACCTTCGACATATTGATATTTCTGGTACTAGTCAACTACAGGAGATACCTTCCATCAGCAAACTCACAAATTTGCAAACATTATCTAAATATATTGTGGGAGAAAGTGATAGTTTGAGAATAAGAGAATTGAAGAACTTGCAGGACCTTCGAGGGAAGCTTTCCATTTCTGGGTTGCATAATGTGGTGGATACTGGAGATGCAATGCATGCTAATTTAGAAGAAAAGCACTACATTGAAGAGTTGACAATGGAATGGGGCGGTGATTTTGGTAATTCACGAAAAAGAATGAATGAGATGATTGTTTTAGAGGGGCTACGACCACCTAGAAACTTGAAAAGGCTCACAGTGGCATTTTATGGTGGATCAACATTTTCAGGTTGGATAAGGGACCCCTCATTCCCATCAATGACACAATTAATTCTAAAGAATTGCAGGAGATGCACCTCGTTACCATCTCTCGGCAAATTATCCTTACTCAAGACCTTGCATATTGAAGGGATGAGTGATATTAGAACCATAGATGTGGAATTCTATGGAGGGGTTGCCCAGCCTTTTCCATCCCTGGAGTTTCTAAAGTTTGAGAATATGCCGAAATGGGAAGACTGGTTTTTTCCTAATGCAGTTGAAGGAGTGGAATTATTTCCACGCCTAAGAGACCTTACCATAAGGAAATGCTCAAAGTTAGTTAGACAGTTGCCTGATTGCCTGCCATCCTTGGTGAAACTTGACATCTCTAAATGTCGAAATCTGGCCTTGTCTTTCTCAAGATTTGCTTCTCTGGGTGAACTAAATATAGAAGAATGCAAGGATATGGTGTTGAGAAGTGGGGTGGTTGCAGATAGTGGTGATCAGCTGACATCTAGGTGGGTTTGCAGTGGTCTTGAAAGCGCAGTGATTGGCCGCTGTGACTGGCTTGTATCATTGGATGACCAAAGACTGCCTTGCAATCTGAAAATGTTGAAGATAGCCGACTGCGTCAACCTGAAGAGCCTGCAAAATGGATTGCAGAATCTCACTTGTCTTGAAGAGCTGGAAATGATGGGATGCCTAGCAGTGGAGTCATTCCCGGAGACAGGTTTGCCGCCCATGCTGAGACGTCTTGTGCTGCAGAAATGCAGGAGCCTGAGGTCGCTGCCCTATAACTACAGCTCATGTCCCCTTGAATCCTTGGAGATTAGGTGTTGTCCATCTCTCATCTGCTTTCCACATGGTGGGTTACCCTCCACCCTCAAGCAACTGATGGTTGCAGATTGTATACGGCTAAAGTATCTACCAGATGGAATGATGCACCGCAATTCCATACACAGCAACAACGATTGTTGTCTTCAAATACTGAGGATACATGATTGCAAGTCTCTCAAGTTCTTCCCAAGAGGGGAGTTACCCCCCACCCTTGAGAGGCTTGAGATTCGGCATTGCTCCAACTTGGAGCCAGTATCAGAGAAAATGTGGCCCAATAATACAGCTCTTGAGTATTTAGAGTTGAGGGGTTATCCCAATCTGAAAATCCTACCAGAATGCCTTCACAGCGTCAAGCAGCTCAAAATAGAAGACTCTGGAGGTCTGGAGGGATTTCCAGAAAGAGGGTTTTCCGCCCCCAACCTCAGAGAGCTCCGTATTTGGAGATGCGAGAATCTCGAGTGCTTGCCGCATCAAATGAAGAGCCTCACATCTCTTCAGGTTTTCAACATGGAGAATTCTCCGGGAGTGAAGTCCTTCCCAGAAGGGGGTTTGGCCCCCAACctaaaatttctttcaattatAAATTGCAAGAATCTGAAGACGCCCATATCTGAGTGGGGCCTCCACACCCTCACCTCTCTTTCAACATTGAAGATTTGGGAAATGTTTCCAGGCAAGGCTTCCCTTTGGGACAATAAGTGCCTTTTTCCTACATCTCTCACAAACCTCCATATCAACCATATGGAATCCCTGACCTCCCTGGAACTCAAAAACATCATCTCCCTTCAACATCTATATATTGGGTGCTGCCCTAAGCTCCACTCCTTAAGACTCTGGACAACAACACTTGCAAGTCTTGAAATCATCGGCTGTCCTCTTCTTCAAGAAACGAAATTTCCCTCCTTTGCCCACATCCCCAAATTCAAAATTGATGGCAGAGTAAAGTATTCTACGGGTGGTGGAAAAAGAATGGAAACAGAAAGCCATTCAACCCTATCCTTGCATTGTTCATTCAG GGATCCAGCTTAA